One genomic window of Paenisporosarcina antarctica includes the following:
- a CDS encoding M48 family metallopeptidase: protein MAKKWGIIAIFLFGVYALLMYVYIFHNGGGGIPATLKGTVADPNVFMSERELYLSEEYSRIKNFLFFVSIPYEWLVYLFILITGLSLAFERWIPLQNKWAILQNGVYVFLLSVLTFILLFPFDYYRYFLSKKYGISTQDFNSWMSDNVIDFWVNLGTTLVIVTVLYWLINKSTKRWWLNAWLLMIPFSIFLMFIQPVIIDPLYNDFYPLTNKELETKILALAEQAKIPAEHVYEVNMAEKTNALNAYVTGIGNNSRIVLWDTTLNRLSENEILFIMAHEMGHYVEKHIYFKIAGYILTTLVGLWLTAKIMPWVIHRFGRVLKIKRVNAIHSLPLFLLITSFLLFVSSPISNYSSRYQEIRADQYAIDLMNDPEAAVKTFQELTKSGLSEVNPPLLVKWFRYSHPTMLERINKVANENELKE, encoded by the coding sequence TTGGCGAAAAAATGGGGAATTATAGCCATTTTCTTATTTGGGGTATATGCTCTTCTGATGTATGTTTATATCTTCCATAATGGCGGTGGGGGTATACCAGCAACTTTGAAAGGAACTGTTGCAGATCCAAATGTTTTTATGTCAGAGCGAGAATTGTACCTTAGCGAGGAGTATTCAAGAATAAAAAATTTTCTCTTTTTTGTATCAATACCATATGAATGGCTTGTCTATTTATTTATCCTGATTACTGGACTTTCTCTAGCGTTTGAAAGGTGGATTCCTTTACAGAATAAATGGGCAATTTTACAAAATGGAGTATATGTATTTTTACTGTCCGTTCTTACGTTTATTCTTTTATTTCCTTTCGATTATTACAGATATTTCTTAAGTAAAAAATATGGGATTAGCACCCAGGATTTCAATTCTTGGATGAGTGATAATGTCATTGATTTTTGGGTTAACTTAGGGACGACTTTAGTAATTGTAACGGTTCTGTATTGGCTTATAAATAAAAGCACAAAGAGATGGTGGTTAAATGCTTGGTTACTAATGATTCCGTTCTCCATTTTCCTCATGTTTATTCAACCAGTAATAATTGACCCATTATATAATGATTTTTATCCGCTAACAAATAAAGAATTAGAGACGAAAATTCTTGCGTTGGCTGAGCAAGCAAAAATTCCAGCAGAACATGTGTATGAAGTTAACATGGCGGAAAAGACAAATGCTCTAAATGCCTATGTTACGGGGATTGGGAATAATTCAAGAATCGTATTATGGGATACGACTTTAAACCGCTTATCAGAAAATGAAATTCTCTTCATTATGGCTCATGAGATGGGGCATTATGTGGAAAAACATATATACTTCAAAATCGCGGGTTATATCCTAACGACGCTTGTCGGGCTCTGGTTAACTGCTAAAATAATGCCTTGGGTCATCCACCGCTTTGGGCGTGTATTAAAAATTAAACGAGTAAACGCTATTCATTCATTGCCATTATTTTTACTGATTACATCTTTTCTATTATTCGTATCAAGTCCAATTTCAAATTATAGTTCTAGATATCAGGAAATAAGAGCTGATCAGTATGCAATCGACCTAATGAACGACCCGGAAGCAGCTGTCAAAACTTTTCAAGAACTTACGAAGTCAGGATTAAGTGAAGTGAATCCTCCATTACTCGTAAAATGGTTTCGATATTCACATCCGACAATGCTAGAAAGAATAAATAAAGTGGCAAATGAAAATGAATTGAAAGAGTGA
- a CDS encoding DUF6710 family protein, with amino-acid sequence MFIFRNKQSKRIKQSSVKRHKSSTNLEIKNNFDSIMRFSESVLDQAKDFKNSKDRLKEENEHPLIDVVRLIGRQLQSQYLTNLLYQRDEALLSILSPKDVLFDPSAWISKDGTIFEDVMRKLKTDKVISLNRDLVLPCSWKKSRMVTCIAMIGEGRRRGQWRQDYNNHYVNLWLPMGIAWVGSGNHSISTGIIQGKGHIIPKNVYDISDVYDYVYCDGLNYYRKEDGSIISPVMNAEFAAIFEIGRMMTENSISY; translated from the coding sequence TTGTTCATATTTAGGAATAAACAGTCTAAACGCATCAAACAATCCTCAGTCAAAAGGCATAAATCATCCACTAATCTAGAAATTAAAAACAACTTCGATAGTATTATGAGATTTTCTGAATCAGTTTTGGATCAGGCAAAGGATTTTAAGAATAGTAAAGATAGGTTAAAAGAAGAGAATGAACATCCCTTAATTGATGTTGTTAGATTGATTGGAAGACAACTTCAATCTCAATATTTAACTAATCTTTTATACCAAAGAGATGAAGCACTACTATCTATTTTGTCTCCCAAAGATGTACTTTTCGATCCATCAGCCTGGATTTCTAAGGATGGTACTATTTTCGAGGATGTAATGAGGAAGCTAAAAACGGATAAAGTAATTTCATTAAATCGCGACCTAGTGTTGCCTTGTTCATGGAAAAAATCAAGAATGGTTACTTGTATTGCTATGATTGGGGAAGGTAGACGAAGGGGGCAGTGGCGTCAAGATTACAATAATCACTACGTAAATTTATGGTTGCCCATGGGGATTGCATGGGTTGGTAGTGGAAATCATTCAATATCTACTGGAATAATTCAAGGTAAAGGTCATATTATTCCAAAAAATGTTTATGATATTAGTGATGTTTATGATTATGTGTATTGTGATGGTCTTAATTATTATCGGAAAGAAGATGGCAGTATAATCTCTCCAGTTATGAATGCTGAGTTTGCGGCAATTTTTGAAATAGGTCGTATGATGACTGAGAATTCGATAAGCTATTAG